In the Nitrospira sp. genome, one interval contains:
- a CDS encoding DUF2235 domain-containing protein, translating to MADDFNDKGKIMNVVFLIIGIFLLLGCVPKDMIPKNEGEPPSLCMEFKATDTDGLSDTYVANRAFWRTFNAHYSRKNAISDSDDHRKLVVFMDGTGNDKSSSTNVRKLYRLAVQHACSGKRIIPYYDKGVGAKWIDRVTGGIGGRGTSLNIRQAYRFLVETYLPGDEIYIIGFSRGAFTARSLNGLIEFAGLVDRGSIPKKWYDTFEWIGATNLHFSIGALYDVYHQDFDGTAEFEERIRGELRALMEHRGMTAYQDKHKVKITAIGVFDTVPALGLIRDDEPDDHRVELYADNGFHALALDEQRDDFRLLRFDPLRAIPGSRLEEVWFAGVHSDVGGSYSLEYNCTSKDNFNGLATTPLNWMLKKFSTFDIFPPTDELIKLADQEKNGFLQCGCAHEANPFIECNCGLLHDEFFDGGFGLFQNMGTFPRRPHPGDSIHKSVPQRIKSAKIFKPHARREAGGRYLFLGRATSGSIDEFFEKHFKVVE from the coding sequence ATGGCAGATGATTTTAACGACAAAGGAAAAATTATGAACGTGGTTTTTTTGATTATCGGCATATTCCTACTCTTAGGCTGTGTCCCCAAGGACATGATTCCTAAGAATGAAGGTGAACCTCCAAGTTTATGTATGGAGTTTAAGGCGACTGACACTGATGGGCTTAGTGATACATATGTTGCAAATCGCGCGTTCTGGAGAACCTTCAATGCACACTACTCTCGAAAGAATGCAATCTCTGACTCAGATGATCACCGCAAGTTAGTGGTATTCATGGACGGCACCGGGAATGATAAATCTTCATCAACAAACGTGAGAAAACTTTATCGACTCGCTGTGCAACATGCCTGTAGCGGGAAACGAATAATTCCCTATTATGACAAGGGTGTGGGCGCGAAATGGATTGACCGTGTGACTGGTGGCATCGGAGGAAGGGGAACTAGTTTAAACATACGCCAAGCCTATAGGTTCTTGGTCGAGACATACCTGCCAGGGGATGAAATTTATATCATCGGCTTCAGTCGTGGAGCATTTACTGCAAGATCACTAAATGGACTGATCGAGTTCGCAGGTCTTGTCGATAGAGGAAGCATCCCGAAGAAATGGTATGACACTTTTGAGTGGATTGGTGCGACAAACCTTCACTTCAGCATAGGCGCACTTTATGACGTATATCATCAGGACTTTGATGGCACGGCTGAATTCGAAGAGAGAATCAGAGGAGAGCTAAGAGCCTTGATGGAACATCGCGGCATGACCGCATACCAAGACAAGCACAAAGTGAAGATCACTGCAATAGGTGTATTTGACACAGTCCCTGCCTTGGGATTGATTCGCGATGACGAGCCAGACGACCACAGAGTGGAACTCTACGCGGACAATGGTTTCCATGCACTAGCGCTAGATGAGCAACGAGACGACTTTCGCCTGCTTCGATTTGATCCCTTACGAGCTATCCCGGGAAGTCGTCTTGAAGAGGTGTGGTTTGCCGGGGTGCATTCAGATGTGGGAGGAAGCTATTCCCTAGAATACAATTGCACATCAAAAGACAACTTCAATGGCCTTGCGACAACGCCATTGAACTGGATGTTAAAAAAATTCTCGACGTTTGACATCTTCCCACCTACAGACGAGTTGATCAAATTAGCCGATCAGGAGAAAAACGGATTCCTTCAGTGTGGCTGCGCCCATGAGGCGAATCCGTTTATTGAGTGCAATTGCGGCCTCTTACATGACGAATTTTTTGATGGGGGATTTGGGCTTTTTCAGAACATGGGAACGTTTCCGCGGAGGCCGCATCCAGGCGATAGCATTCACAAGAGTGTGCCTCAGAGAATCAAATCTGCAAAAATATTTAAGCCTCATGCTCGACGTGAGGCTGGAGGACGATATCTGTTCTTAGGCCGCGCCACCTCAGGTAGTATCGATGAATTCTTCGAAAAACATTTTAAGGTCGTAGAATAA